The window ATTTGACTTGGCGTGCGGGTTTTCGACACGCCCTCAGGTTCAAACTCGGGCTCACGTCGTTAACTGGAGCTCCTGCTCCGGCCGGTCTGAATCGGCGGAACTGTTGCCGCCCTCGAGGTGGGCTGGTATCCGGACGGTGAACGTGGTCCCGACTCCGGGGCTGCTTTCGACAGCAATGGAGCCGTGCATGAGCCAGCACAGGCGTTGACTGATCGCTAACCCGAGACCAGTTCCACCGTACCGACGCGTCGTCGATGCGTCGGCCTGCCTGAACTCCTGAAACAAACGCGACAATTGTTCCGGAGTCATGCCGACGCCGGAGTCCGCCACCTGCAGCTTGAGTTCGGTGTTGGCGCCCTGGACTTCAAGAGCGACGCGCAGACGGACTTCTCCGTTCTCGGTAAATTTGCAGGCATTGCTGATGAGATTCAGGAGTACCTGCTGAACTCTGGTGCGGTCCTGGTGTATGAGACCGATTGGATCAGGCGATTCAACGACAAGAGTGTTTCCTCGCGAGGACGCCAGGGGCTCGGAGGTGTTGATCACGTTGGTAATCACGTCTTCCAGGTCGAATTCCGACACATCCAGTTCCATTCGCCTGGCTTCTATCTTGGATAAATCGAGGACGTCATTGATGAGCGCGAGAAGGTGCCGGCTCGCCGCCAGCACGCGGGCCAGGTCCGGGACAAATTCCTGGAGCTGCTGCTCTTCCGCCTCTTCTTTCATCAGTTCGCTGTAGCCGATGATGGCATTGAGAGGCGTGCGCAACTCATGGCTCATGCTGGCGAGGAAGGCGCTTTTCGCGCTGTTTGCCTCTTCGGCGGCATCGCGTGCCTCGCTGAGGTGCTGATGTGCGGCTTCCAGGCCGCGGGTCCGTACCGAAGCTTCTTCGTGCCAGTGCACCAGCGCATCGGTCATGCCGTTAAAGGCCCGGGCAAGCTGTACCTCTTCCGCGCTGCCGCGCGCCGGGACGCGGTTATGCCAATCGCCTTCTGCAATGCTCATTGCCGCTTGCGAGATGGTGCGCAGGTGCCGGGATATCGTTCGACTGGAGAACACCAGCAATCCGATTCCGATTCCGAAGATGATGGCTGCAACCCAAAGCAATCGTGCCCGGATGCTGGCCAGCAACAGCTGGGTTGGCCGCAGGTCGACCATGAGAAGCAGAGAACTGGTATTGGCCTCGGTGTCGTTGAGGATGGAATAGCGCCCGCCGATGTAACGCTCCCCA is drawn from Terriglobia bacterium and contains these coding sequences:
- a CDS encoding ATP-binding protein, translated to MAQREDPVLWHQSLQTRVFLSGLAVCGITVITLLLAASQLVSAYEKSQANERLSAAQQAVDRLLNNRESFVRTQLRLIAELPAFRAILSEPDARSDRPTMDQLAEHYRTQLNADECAILDVDGKEFGFAGQDGTRPFSLSIPGLSRETKHSVITSNGSLYLVVSEPAMFLTETLGVLRATYILDDKVAAELANLTQTDVTFFAGGRVAATSLKPSDRREIAALPVHVPLSPKGGESPQRSYFFGERYIGGRYSILNDTEANTSSLLLMVDLRPTQLLLASIRARLLWVAAIIFGIGIGLLVFSSRTISRHLRTISQAAMSIAEGDWHNRVPARGSAEEVQLARAFNGMTDALVHWHEEASVRTRGLEAAHQHLSEARDAAEEANSAKSAFLASMSHELRTPLNAIIGYSELMKEEAEEQQLQEFVPDLARVLAASRHLLALINDVLDLSKIEARRMELDVSEFDLEDVITNVINTSEPLASSRGNTLVVESPDPIGLIHQDRTRVQQVLLNLISNACKFTENGEVRLRVALEVQGANTELKLQVADSGVGMTPEQLSRLFQEFRQADASTTRRYGGTGLGLAISQRLCWLMHGSIAVESSPGVGTTFTVRIPAHLEGGNSSADSDRPEQELQLTT